A genomic window from Triticum urartu cultivar G1812 chromosome 7, Tu2.1, whole genome shotgun sequence includes:
- the LOC125519444 gene encoding protein trichome birefringence-like 9 yields MVAITTQVLVGDPSMQAKHAPVSALLVLFVLSVVLTLVPQPQKSFFQARPLPLLIDNDGGGIVAHADPSGGCDYSDGKWVKDATTATLYGEDCPFLDPGFRCERNGRNDSSFRHWRWQPRGSCRLPKFNATDMLERSRNGRIVFAGDSIGRNQWESMLCMLASAVPNGSRIYEHSGKPLSRHKGYLSMIFLDYNLSVEYYRAPMLVMVDRIPPVASNKGASVTRGAIRLDALPRHATRWAGADVLVLNTGHWWNEHKTIKSGNYFMVGNRFNMKMDIKEAFRLSLQTVKDWALSNPRLSTRGYLFFRSYSPSHYDNGTWDTGGSCADQRDPLMMTTGESNQEYSWINTMISSTARGTIRQQMDNRVVFLNITHMTALRRDGHPSRHREPGTPPDAPEDCSHWCLPGVPDAWNQVMYGHLVSTGYGMRLVKK; encoded by the exons ATGGTCGCCATCACTACTCAAGTATTAGTCGGAGATCCATCCATGCAAGCTAAACACGCTCCGGTGTCCGCTTTGCTGGTTCTCTTCGTGCTCTCCGTCGTCCTCACGCTCGTGCCGCAGCCGCAGAAATCATTCTTCCAGGCTCGGCCACTGCCGCTTCTGATCGACAATGATGGCGGAGGCATTGTGGCTCACGCCGACCCATCCGGTGGCTGCGACTACTCTGACGGAAAATGGGTGAAGGACGCCACTACCGCGACGCTCTACGGGGAGGACTGCCCATTCCTTGATCCCGGCTTCCGCTGCGAGCGCAACGGCCGGAACGACTCATCCTTCCGGCACTGGCGCTGGCAACCTCGCGGCAGCTGCCGCCTCCCTAA GTTTAATGCGACGGATATGTTGGAGAGGAGCCGGAACGGCCGAATCGTGTTCGCTGGCGACTCCATCGGCCGTAACCAGTGGGAGTCCATGCTGTGCATGCTCGCCAGCGCCGTGCCGAATGGTTCGAGGATATATGAGCACTCCGGGAAGCCCCTTAGCCGGCACAAGGGCTACCTCTCCATGATCTTCCTGGACTACAACCTCTCTGTGGAGTACTACCGCGCGCCGATGCTCGTCATGGTCGACCGCATCCCGCCGGTGGCAAGCAACAAAGGTGCAAGCGTCACCAGGGGTGCCATCCGGCTGGACGCGCTGCCACGGCACGCCACGCGCTGGGCCGGTGCTGATGTGCTCGTCCTCAACACGGGTCACTGGTGGAATGAGCACAAGACCATCAAATC AGGAAATTATTTCATGGTGGGAAATCGGTTCAACATGAAAATGGACATCAAGGAAGCGTTCCGGTTATCCCTGCAGACGGTGAAAGACTGGGCGCTAAGCAATCCACGACTCTCCACAAGGGGCTATCTCTTCTTCAGGAGCTATTCTCCATCGCACTACGACAACGGAACGTGGGACACTGGGGGCTCATGTGCAGACCAACGGGATCCTCTTATGATGACCACTGGCGAGAGCAACCAAGAGTATTCGTGGATCAACACGATGATCTCGAGCACAGCACGGGGCACAATTAGACAGCAGATGGACAATAGGGTGGTATTCTTGAACATAACGCACATGACAGCACTGAGAAGGGACGGTCATCCTTCACGGCACCGAGAGCCCGGGACGCCGCCGGATGCCCCAGAGGATTGCAGCCACTGGTGCCTGCCAGGCGTGCCGGACGCGTGGAACCAGGTGATGTACGGGCACCTCGTGTCTACGGGATATGGCATGAGGTTGGTCAAAAAATAA
- the LOC125525881 gene encoding dual specificity protein phosphatase PHS1-like, giving the protein MEEGIESRSFSRTSSSSGFEEWVASMRKRTGRMSSLSQSPQPKSGILVIESSMSPDVLEIVDSSSDVIDSGPCDYLPKTSLWERLGSVSMMDIESSNFCWTSLSSLHHTKHTTTSSEPTDDDINRSFEVTVNSGGVVFIALFKTSKNGEVPSKEAAAVIKIAPSRMATQSERFGYELAKWLGVRTPQGRVIHSSSCEWQQIKDAVENARHEAIAVGDELQEMICTEMLEALELSRCLFLMNYVHGSPLLESTTPFDSPEFAEKTAEALGRILILDLILRNEDRLRCRPLGWRGNYANLLVAYKEAYANLDSLDDVHDSAIIRYKPEIIKSPKKQKERRSVSISGSVGSDISELLQDSYDQIEPEISSFHIVAIDSGVPRRPPASKRTKDQESYPRLVELTLNNLDYSSNLLFEVSIGKLGTPGPEEYDMSSDYSYHSPLSESDMVAIVNSFRGGFRSALRDLQRFHIFLLTLYQKLDALLKIFFNLMYKGSNESDKEDAGHSDSPLCRVEAHTDLSDSEVPRHMRRPSRTLSRDSFDLSSPICRESFMTKNWKANGDASRGLRLTMKLREFNKYAKVDSELNKEIEQWNDMLRTDVVKLCHDNNFNTGFFEGIDNSVAVDAYELKVRLEHLLERISLISDAASTERPSQITDHMYIGGALAARSTYTLQHLGITHVLCLCANEIGQSESQKPCLFDYRNFSKLYSSRSMEHAEEGAPTCAPQ; this is encoded by the exons ATGGAAGAGGGAATAGAGTCGAGATCCTTCTCCCGCACATCCTCCTCC AGTGGATTCGAGGAATGGGTAGCGTCAATGAGGAAGCGCACCGGGAGGATGTCCTCATTATCCCAGTCGCCACAACCGAAGTCGGGCATTTTGGTTATCGAATCCTCAATGAG TCCAGATGTGCTAGAAATCGTAGACTCTAGTAGCGATGTAATCGACTCTGGCCCATGTGATTATTTGCCAAAAACAAGCCTCTGGGAAAGGCTTGGGAGTGTTTCTATGATGGACATAGAGTCAAGTAACTTCTGCTGGACCTCTCTTTCTTCATTGCACCATACGAAACATACTACTACAAGTTCGGAACCCACCGATGATGATATTAATAGAAGTTTTGAG GTGACTGTAAATTCTGGAGGAGTTGTATTCATTGCATTATTCAAAACATCTAAAAATGGTGAAGTTCCTTCCAAGGAAGCTGCAGCAGTCATTAAAATAGCACCATCAAGGATGGCCACACAGTCAGAACGGTTCGGGTATGAACTGGCTAAATGGCTTGGCGTAAGGACCCCTCAA GGCAGAGTGATTCATAGCTCCTCATGTGAATGGCAACAAATAAAGGATGCAGTAGAGAATGCTCGACATGAAGCAATAGCTGTTGGTGATGAACTTCAGGAGATGATTTGCACTGAGATGCTAGAAGCTCTCGAACTAAGCCGATGTCTATTCCTGATGAA TTATGTACACGGATCCCCTCTACTAGAGAGCACAACACCATTTGATTCCCCGGAGTTTGCTGAAAAAACTGCTGAAGCTTTAGGTAGGATCTTGATCCTGGACCTCATTCTGAGAAATGAGGATAGGCTGCGGTGTCGGCCCCTTGGTTGGCGTGGAAACTATGCAAATTTACTTGTTGCCTACAAAGAAGCTTATGCAAACCTTGATTCATTGGATGATGTTCATGATTCTGCCATCATCCGTTACAAGCCAGAGATAATCAAAAGCCCTAAGAAACAGAAGGAGAGAAGATCCGTTTCAATAAGCGGCAGTGTCGGCTCAGATATCTCAGAGCTTTTGCAAGACTCTTATGATCAAATTGAGCCTGAGATTTCTAGCTTTCATATTGTAGCCATTGATTCGGGTGTACCACGAAGACCACCCGCCAGTAAACGAACGAAAGATCAAGAGAGCTATCCAAGACTGGTGGAACTAACACTAAACAACCTGGACTATTCTTCGAACCTCTTGTTTGAGGTTTCCATTGGAAAACTTGGTACCCCTGGACCCGAAGAATATGACATGTCATCTGATTATAGCTATCATTCTCCTCTGTCTGAGAGTGATATGGTAGCAATAGTTAATTCCTTCCGAGGAGGTTTTCGTAGTGCTCTGAGGGACCTTCAACGGTTCCACATTTTCCTGCTCACACTTTATCAGAAGCTAGATGCTCTATTGAAAATTTTCTTTAATCTTATGTATAAAGGTTCAAATGAATCTGACAAGGAAGATGCAGGTCATTCTGATTCACCATTGTGTCGTGTAGAGGCACATACTGATCTGAGTGATTCCGAAGTTCCACGACATATGCGTAGGCCTTCCCGTACCTTATCCCGTGATAGTTTTGACCTGTCATCTCCTATTTGTCGAGAGAGCTTTATGACCAAGAATTGGAAAGCAAATGGCGATGCATCCCGTGGTCTACGATTGACGATGAAGCTCAGGGAATTTAACAAGTATGCCAAG GTAGACAGTGAGTTAAACAAAGAAATAGAACAATGGAATGACATGCTCAGGACTGATGTTGTAAAATTGTGTCATGACAACAATTTTAACACAGGCTTCTTTGAAGGGATAGATAATAGTGTTGCTGTTGATGCTTATGAGTTGAAG GTCCGTCTTGAGCACCTTCTTGAGAGGATATCATTGATTTCTGATGCTGCAAGTACAGAACGTCCTTCTCAGATCACAGATCACATGTAtattggtggtgctctagctgcTCGGTCGACATACACACTTCAACACCTTGGCATCACCCATGTATTGTGCTTGTGTGCGAATGAAATTGGACAGTCGGAATCTCAGAAGCCTTGCCTTTTTGACTATCGAAACTTCTCA AAATTGTACTCTTCTAGAAGCATGGAACATGCTGAAGAAGGTGCACCGACGTGCGCACCCCAATGA